One window from the genome of Andrena cerasifolii isolate SP2316 chromosome 3, iyAndCera1_principal, whole genome shotgun sequence encodes:
- the Rpi1 gene encoding RNA polymerase I subunit RpI1 translates to MAQNKYHFPRLTPKHLDPKCLMFSMFTANDIRNLSVAKIRTPLSFNILGHPLKGGLYDPALGPLIESSDPCGTCGCNVFKCTGHFGHIELPMPVVNPLFHKGLYMLIKTACLKCFTLQIPVYVKLLLSAKLKLLQQGYLSDLEGLEQEVMVVAGSTSNPYEVDGQYVQDIIDNYTENLLNRSRFDQSRMQCDEAQLNTKNINMQWHSYVENVLKQYVTPKICTNCNEIIPKITTLKNKIMTTRISEADDEYRNSRKVIHKIETVIIMPDQSKEYLRRLWNREKDFLTVLIPCFGMVDIEYPTDIFFFEVIPVLPPIVRPVSFLKGQMIEHPQTQVYKTVIQDCLVLRNIIQTIQDGDTDQLPEEGKLVFEQMKGNSAVEKLHNAWESLQVNVDHLMDRDLNKTADSANCQGLKQVIEKKEGVIRMHMMGKRVNYAARSVITPDPNLNIDEIGIPEAFALKLTYPTPVTPWNVVQLRQLVLNGPNVHPGAVMVQNEDGSMQRISAADPLKREALAKRLLTTSDKANKFFKGIKIIHRHLQNGDVLLLNRQPTLHKPSIMAHKARILKGEKTLRLHYANCKAYNADFDGDEMNAHYPQNELARSEGYNIANVSNQYLVPKDGTPLGGLIQDHMISGVRLTVRGTFFSRTDYMQLVYAALSTMQENIILLPPTIIKPEPLWSGKQIISTVIINIIPSSQARINLTASAKISVKEWQTAKARRWKYGTEFSNPKTMSEAEVIIRNGELLCGVLDKTHYGATPFGLIHCIFELYGGICSTKLLSAFGKLFQTFLQRTGFTLGIEDILLLRKADAKRREIISNCRNIGEDIQKSILELPADTPMNEVTEKMEESYWSNSKFRAQVDRKYKSALDQYTNDINKTCLPAGLLKKFPDNNLQLMVQSGAKGSTVNTMQISCLLGQIELEGKRPPLMISGKSLPSFPAYDPTPRAGGFIDGRFMTGIQPQEFFFHCMAGREGLIDTAVKTSRSGYLQRCLIKHLEGLVINYDSTVRDSDGSLVQIYYGEDGLDIPGSRFLRKEQMDFLIDNKDAIVNEELVKNLKADSDTEEISKLVRAIRKWKSGTVLRKRKISPFTRFSSEDLKIKSSKFTKIDENSGRSKAALSIMRKWIRATKETKELMSAECKSCPDPVMSRYRQDLDFGVLSERLEHLMEEYLNSKHRNASIRKSSLRDLLSMKIMRTVCPPGEPVGLLAAQSVGEPSTQMTLNTFHFAGRGEMNVTLGIPRLREILMMASKNIKTPSMEIPFQRDLEDVAKYSKKLRLKLTKCILSNVLSNITISRHMEQSPNRQLVHTMTINYLPHKSYKGEFSVQPQDILKKTEAVFFKEIFKEIKKVAKVTGALIHVEDEKKSMYEDALLDQAEPNEGTESSLKPRTNLGEMHESSDEEDAAEDADATLSRSISRHQENREYEDPEEEEVDDANEKEDNVATENGNEMPNNKDKQEEDEDEGIDSEGANEIHISKRKKNVVDMYMHAMKYDYDEDRYSWCKLTFWLPLKMIKLDLPTIVRNVANRVVLSEVPCLKRAFTFQNNDGETILKTDGINIIEMFKHDKLLDLNRMYSNDIYGISQTYGIEAANRVIVREVRDVFKMYGITVDVRHLSLIADYMTFDGTFQPLSRKGMEDSASPLQQMSFESSLNFLRNATLQGKRDNLVSPSSRLMLGQPCKSGTGACSLLVRIQKQPEVAMSVAG, encoded by the exons ATGGCACAGAATAAATATCATtttccgcgcttgactccaaaGCACTTGGATCCGAAATGCCTAATGTTTTCTATGTTTACTGCCAATGATATAAGAAATTTAAGCGTTGCTAAAATAAGAACACCATTGTCGTTTAATATATTAGGGCACCCTTTAAAAGGAGGATTGTACGATCCAGCATTAG GTCCCCTTATAGAAAGTTCAGATCCATGCGGAACCTGTGGATGCAATGTATTTAAATGTACTGGCCACTTTGGACATATAGAATTACCCATGCCAGTTGTAAATCCATTGTTTCATAAAGGACTGTACATGTTGATTAAGACCGCTTGTTTAAAATGCTTCACCTTACAAATTCCTGTTTACGTAAAGCTGTTGTTGTCTGCGAAACTGAAATTGCTTCAGCAAGGATATCTTAGCGATCTTGAAGGCTTGGAACAGGAAGTGATGGTTGTCGCTGGTAGTACTAGCAATCCTTATGAGGTCGATGGACAATATGTTCAAGATATCATTGATAATTATACAGAGAATCTTCTCAATCGGTCGAGATTCGATCAGTCTCGTATGCAGTGCGACGAAGCTCAAttgaatacaaaaaatattaatatgcaGTGGCATTCGTACGTTGAGAATGTCCTGAAGCAATATGTAACACcgaaaatttgtacaaattgtaaCGAAATTATACCGAAGATTACAACattgaagaataaaattatgACGACCAGAATATCGGAGGCGGACGATGAGTACCGAAATTCACGTAAAGTAATTCATAAAATAGAAACGGTGATAATAATGCCAGATCAGTCTAAGGAATATCTAAGAAGGCTCTGGAATCGTGAGAAGGATTTTCTTACAGTACTTATTCCTTGCTTTGGAATGGTAGATATTGAATATCCAACTgatatatttttcttcgaagTAATACCAGTTCTACCGCCAATAGTTAGGCCAGTTAGTTTTCTCAAAGGTCAAATGATAGAGCATCCACAGACCCAAGTCTACAAAACTGTTATTCAGGACTGCCTTGTACTAAGAAATATCATTCAAACGATTCAAGACGGAGATACAGATCAACTACCAGAAGAGGGTAAGCTTGTGTTCGAGCAAATGAAGGGAAATTCAGCGGTTGAGAAATTGCACAATGCTTGGGAAAGTTTACAAGTGAACGTAGATCACTTAATGGACCGCGACTTGAATAAAACAGCGGATTCTGCAAACTGCCAAGGTCTGAAACAAGTTATAGAGAAGAAGGAAGGAGTTATTAGAATGCACATGATGGGTAAAAGAGTGAATTATGCTGCCCGCTCAGTCATTACGCCTGATCCCAACTTGAATATAGACGAAATTGGTATTCCCGAAGCGTTTGCGCTGAAACTAACATATCCGACGCCTGTTACACCTTGGAATGTTGTACAACTACGACAGTTAGTTTTAAATGGCCCTAATGTTCATCCTGGCGCAGTCATGGTTCAGAATGAAGACGGAAGTATGCAACGTATCTCTGCTGCCGATCCTCTGAAAAGGGAAGCTCTTGCGAAACGACTTTTAACGACAAGCGACAAAGcgaacaagttttttaaaggcATTAAAATTATACACAGGCATCTGCAAAATGGTGATGTTTTACTACTAAACCGTCAGCCGACTTTGCATAAACCTAGTATAATGGCTCATAAAGCTCGTATTTTAAAAGGAGAGAAAACTCTGCGTCTTCATTACGCTAATTGCAAAGCTTATAACGCGGACTTCGATGGTGACGAAATGAATGCACATTATCCCCAGAACGAACTCGCCAGAAGCGAGGGATACAACATAGCTAACGTATCTAATCAGTACCTCGTACCCAAAGATGGCACTCCATTAGGCGGTCTCATTCAAGATCACATGATCTCTGGCGTTCGTTTAACAGTAAGAGGGACATTCTTCTCACGGACAGATTACATGCAATTGGTTTACGCTGCTTTGTCTACAATGCAGGAAAATATCATACTCCTTCCGCCTACCATTATAAAACCAGAACCCCTGTGGTCTGGTAAACAGATCATATCCACTGTTATCATTAATATTATCCCGTCGAGCCAGGCGCGTATAAATTTAACGGCAAGTGCTAAGATCAGTGTAAAAGAATGGCAAACTGCGAAAGCACGGCGTTGGAAGTATGGTACTGAATTCTCGAATCCCAAAACAATGTCAGAGGCAGAAGTTATTATACGAAATGGAGAACTACTGTGCGGTGTACTTGATAAAACACATTATGGTGCCACACCGTTTGGTCTTATACATTGTATCTTTGAACTTTACGGCGGAATATGCTCTACGAAGTTGTTAAGTGCCTTTGGTAAATTGTTCCAGACATTTTTGCAGAGAACTGGATTTACGCTTGGCATCGAAGATATCTTGTTGCTAAGAAAGGCAGATGCAAAGCGCAGAGAGATTATTTCCAACTGCAGAAATATCGGAGAAGATATCCAGAAATCGATACTGGAATTGCCCGCTGATACACCTATGAATGAAGTTACAGAAAAGATGGAGGAATCTTATTGGAGTAATTCTAAGTTTCGTGCGCAGGTCGATCGGAAATACAAAAGCGCGCTGGATCAGTACACTAACGACATAAATAAGACCTGTTTGCCAGCtggtcttttaaaaaaatttccagacAATAACTTGCAGCTGATGGTTCAGTCCGGTGCAAAAGGTTCTACTGTAAATACCATGCAAATATCATGTTTACTTGGACAGATCGAGTTGGAAGGAAAGAGACCACCTTTGATGATCAGCGGGAAAAGTCTTCCAAGCTTTCCTGCGTACGATCCAACGCCAAGGGCTGGCGGTTTCATCGATGGTCGATTCATGACAGGAATTCAACCTCaagaatttttctttcattgtATGGCGGGGCGCGAAGGTCTTATCGACACTGCCGTGAAAACCAGTAGATCAGGATATCTGCAACGGTGTCTGATTAAACATCTTGAAGGCTTAGTTATTAATTACGACTCGACGGTACGAGATTCGGATGGCAGTTTGGTACAGATTTATTATGGAGAAGATGGGCTTGATATTCCAGGCTCAAGATTTTTAAGGAAAGAACAGATGGATTTCTTAATCGACAATAAAGACGCAATTGTCAATGAAGAGCTGGTGAAAAATCTGAAGGCGGATTCAGACACAgaagaaatttcgaaattgGTGAGGGCAATAAGGAAATGGAAAAGTGGGACTGTGTTACGGAAGAGGAAAATTAGTCCGTTCACAAGATTCTCCTCGGAGGACCTGAAAATTAAGAGTTCAAAATTTACGAAAATCGATGAGAACTCTGGAAGGAGCAAAGCTGCGCTTTCGATCATGAGGAAGTGGATAAGAGCCACAAAGGAAACAAAGGAACTCATGTCTGCCGAGTGTAAAAGTTGCCCTGACCCAGTAATGTCAAGATACAGGCAAGATTTAGACTTCGGCGTGCTTTCTGAACGACTGGAGCATCTGATGGaggaatatttgaatagtaagcACAGGAATGCTTCGATAAGAAAGAGCAGTTTAAGAGATCTTTTGTCTATGAAAATAATGAGGACTGTGTGTCCACCTGGTGAACCAGTAGGTTTGCTGGCAGCTCAATCTGTAGGGGAGCCGTCAACTCAAATGACTTTAAATACTTTCCACTTTGCTGGTCGTGGGGAAATGAACGTTACCTTGGGTATACCGAGGTTGCGTGAAATACTCATGATGGCGTCGAAGAATATTAAAACGCCCAGCATGGAGATACCGTTTCAAAGAGATTTAGAGGACGTAGCCAAGTACTCCAAAAAATTGAGATTAAAGCTCACCAAATGCATTTTATCGAATGTTCTGAGTAATATTACAATAAGTAGGCACATGGAACAGTCGCCGAATAGACAACTGGTACATACTATGACCATTAATTATCTGCCGCACAAGTCCTACAAAGGAGAATTTTCTGTTCAGCCACAAGATATATTAAAGAAGACGGAAGCAGTATTCTTCAAGGAAatatttaaggaaattaagaaaGTTGCGAAAGTAACAGGTGCCTTAATACACGTGGAAGACGAGAAGAAGTCTATGTATGAAGATGCTTTATTGGATCAAGCTGAGCCAAACGAAGGGACAGAGTCCTCTCTCAAACCACGAACAAACTTAGGGGAAATGCATGAATCGTCGGACGAAGAAGATGCAGCAGAAGATGCGGATGCAACCCTGTCACGATCGATCTCTCGTCACCAGGAAAATCGGGAATACGAGGATCCAGAAGAAGAGGAAGTGGACGACGCGAATGAAAAGGAAGACAATGTCGCTACAGAAAATGGCAATGAGATGCCGAACAACAAAGATAAACAAGAGGAAGATGAAGATGAGGGCATTGATAGTGAAGGTGCAAATGAAATACATATTTCAAAGAGGAAAAAAAACGTTGTAGACATGTACATGCATGCAATGAAATATGATTATGATGAAGATAGATATTCATGGTGCAAACTAACGTTTTGG TTACCTCTTAAAATGATAAAACTGGATTTACCGACGATAGTTAGAAACGTGGCAAATAGAGTGGTTTTATCAGAGGTTCCGTGTCTAAAGCGTGCATTCACATTCCAAAATAATGACGGAGAAACTATTCTTAAAACCGATGGCATCAACATAATA GAAATGTTTAAACACGACAAGTTATTAGACTTGAACAGAATGTATTCGAACGACATTTATGGCATTTCCCAAACGTACGGTATTGAAGCTGCTAATAGAGTTATCGTACGAGAAGTAAGGGACGTGTTCAAAATGTATGGCATCACCGTTGATGTCCGTCATTTATCATTGATTGCGGATTACATGACCTTCGATGGCACGTTCCAACCTCTTAGCCGCAAAGGAATGGAAGATTCGGCCTCTCCTTTGCAGCAAATGAGCTTCGAAAGTTCTCTGAATTTCTTGAGAAATGCTACATTGCAAG GAAAGCGAGATAATTTGGTGTCTCCTTCTAGTCGATTAATGTTAGGCCAACCTTGCAAATCTGGTACCGGAGCGTGTTCGCTGCTAGTAAGAATACAAAAACAACCAGAGGTCGCTATGTCAGTAGCTGGATAG
- the LOC143367500 gene encoding protein SHQ1 homolog isoform X1 — protein sequence MLTPRFEITQTDVEVSIIIHAPYANVKDTEIYVDGTDFRFYSTPYYLRLKLPGEIEENDSSFGSYDCEKGDFSLRFSKVTKGEYFENLDMITILLAPAKKKSTIVPNIEVIGNPSANSEDINETPNDNGCKVEENTNGDEWYMHQNNPNETISLLSGSPKYGFANKISAALASFDAAWIKEIVDLPMPDSTPQSERKTLREKRELSDFNEEHYLADLMQVECIEPYILFTAEWDSLEKENVALNETEVDLLKELPNKEYLLNNEETHRLLLSLVDILFGSCYNHRTTLGENTVESSWTVNKLSSTLSWFEEFSDPEEVVKACFRRSLCYPLFRNWNLSLKVLEDVKKVIKLGKKYIIKRFCEIHSLFNNACEPRYILNQLYISNYLVWLQQVHESVIESLYSLIVNVQPSNEQMGFHLGELEQAAYSVQEDDLIIENSVHDMVGQMDELTVNDNERDKPKTIYYIKDKHSLKYLLSSSSSSSDSSDTDSETDSESSTSTTTTTSNSSCNLDSDDASEPE from the exons ATGTTGACTCCGCGATTTGAAATAACTCAGACCGATGTAGAAGTCTCGATAATAATTCACGCTCCATATGCCAATGTTAAGGACACAGAAATATACGTTGACGGAACGGATTTCAGATTTTACTCTACGCCGTATTATTTAAG GCTAAAGCTTCCGGGTGAAATAGAAGAGAATGATTCGTCATTTGGATCCTACGACTGCGAGAAAGGAGATTTCTCTTTGAGATTTTCGAAAGTAACGAAAGGAGAATACTTCGAAAATTTAGACATGATAACTATATTGTTAGCGCCGGCAAAAAAGAAAAGTACGATTGTTCCCAATATTGAAGTGATTG GAAATCCATCTGCGAATTCAGAAGATATTAATGAAACACCAAACGACAATGGTTGCAAGGTGGAAGAGAATACGAACGGTGATGAGTGGTATATGCACCAGAATAATCCTAACGAAACCATAAGTCTTTTATCTGGTTCCCCTAAATATGGCTTTGCGAATAAGATATCCGCAGCTTTAGCGTCCTTCgat GCGGCATGGATTAAGGAAATAGTGGACCTCCCGATGCCTGATTCGACACCTCAGTCTGAACGGAAGACTTTACGAGAGAAACGTGAACTTTCAGACTTCAACGAAGAGCATTATTTAGCGGACCTCATGCAGGTAGAATGTATAGAACCGTACATATTGTTTACCGCTGAATGGGATAGCCTGGAAAAGGAAAACGTTGCATTAAACGAAACCGAGGTGGACTTATTGAAAGAGCTTCCGaacaaagaatatttattaaacaatgaAGAGACTCATAGGCTTCTTCTAAGTTTAGTTGATATTTTGTTCGGTAGCTGTTATAATCATAGGACGACGCTGGGAGAAAATACAGTGGAGAGCAGTTGGACTGTAAATAAATTGAGTTCTACCTTATCTTGGTTCGAG GAATTCTCTGACCCAGAAGAAGTTGTAAAGGCATGTTTTAGAAGATCGCTGTGTTACCCACTTTTCAGAAATTGGAATCTTTCTTTGAAAGTCTTGGAGGATGTGAAGAAGGTTATTAAGTTAG GTAAGAAGTATATCATAAAGCGTTTCTGCGAAATACACAGCTTGTTTAACAACGCGTGTGAGCCACGGTATATACTAAATCAATTGTACATAAGTAATTATTTGGTTTGGTTGCAACAAGTTCACGAATCTGTAATAGAGTCGCTGTACTCTTTAATAGTTAAC GTTCAACCGAGTAACGAACAAATGGGATTCCATTTAGGTGAATTAGAGCAAGCAGCTTATTCGGTTCAGGAAGACGATCTCATTATAGAAAATTCCGTTCATGACATGGTGGGTCAAATGGACGAATTGACGGTGAACGACAACGAAAGGGATAA gcCAAAGACTATATACTACATTAAAGACAAACATTCTTTAAAGTATTT GTTGTCGAGCAGCTCGAGTTCAAGTGACAGCAGCGATACAGATTCTGAGACCGATTCAGAAAGTAGCACTTCGACCACCACTACAACGAGTAATAGTAGTTGTAATCTAGATTCTGACGATGCAAGTGAACCAGAATGA
- the LOC143367500 gene encoding protein SHQ1 homolog isoform X2 has product MLTPRFEITQTDVEVSIIIHAPYANVKDTEIYVDGTDFRFYSTPYYLRLKLPGEIEENDSSFGSYDCEKGDFSLRFSKVTKGEYFENLDMITILLAPAKKKSTIVPNIEVIGNPSANSEDINETPNDNGCKVEENTNGDEWYMHQNNPNETISLLSGSPKYGFANKISAALASFDAAWIKEIVDLPMPDSTPQSERKTLREKRELSDFNEEHYLADLMQVECIEPYILFTAEWDSLEKENVALNETEVDLLKELPNKEYLLNNEETHRLLLSLVDILFGSCYNHRTTLGENTVESSWTVNKLSSTLSWFEEFSDPEEVVKACFRRSLCYPLFRNWNLSLKVLEDVKKVIKLGKKYIIKRFCEIHSLFNNACEPRYILNQLYISNYLVWLQQVHESVIESLYSLIVNVQPSNEQMGFHLGELEQAAYSVQEDDLIIENSVHDMVGQMDELTVNDNERDKLSSSSSSSDSSDTDSETDSESSTSTTTTTSNSSCNLDSDDASEPE; this is encoded by the exons ATGTTGACTCCGCGATTTGAAATAACTCAGACCGATGTAGAAGTCTCGATAATAATTCACGCTCCATATGCCAATGTTAAGGACACAGAAATATACGTTGACGGAACGGATTTCAGATTTTACTCTACGCCGTATTATTTAAG GCTAAAGCTTCCGGGTGAAATAGAAGAGAATGATTCGTCATTTGGATCCTACGACTGCGAGAAAGGAGATTTCTCTTTGAGATTTTCGAAAGTAACGAAAGGAGAATACTTCGAAAATTTAGACATGATAACTATATTGTTAGCGCCGGCAAAAAAGAAAAGTACGATTGTTCCCAATATTGAAGTGATTG GAAATCCATCTGCGAATTCAGAAGATATTAATGAAACACCAAACGACAATGGTTGCAAGGTGGAAGAGAATACGAACGGTGATGAGTGGTATATGCACCAGAATAATCCTAACGAAACCATAAGTCTTTTATCTGGTTCCCCTAAATATGGCTTTGCGAATAAGATATCCGCAGCTTTAGCGTCCTTCgat GCGGCATGGATTAAGGAAATAGTGGACCTCCCGATGCCTGATTCGACACCTCAGTCTGAACGGAAGACTTTACGAGAGAAACGTGAACTTTCAGACTTCAACGAAGAGCATTATTTAGCGGACCTCATGCAGGTAGAATGTATAGAACCGTACATATTGTTTACCGCTGAATGGGATAGCCTGGAAAAGGAAAACGTTGCATTAAACGAAACCGAGGTGGACTTATTGAAAGAGCTTCCGaacaaagaatatttattaaacaatgaAGAGACTCATAGGCTTCTTCTAAGTTTAGTTGATATTTTGTTCGGTAGCTGTTATAATCATAGGACGACGCTGGGAGAAAATACAGTGGAGAGCAGTTGGACTGTAAATAAATTGAGTTCTACCTTATCTTGGTTCGAG GAATTCTCTGACCCAGAAGAAGTTGTAAAGGCATGTTTTAGAAGATCGCTGTGTTACCCACTTTTCAGAAATTGGAATCTTTCTTTGAAAGTCTTGGAGGATGTGAAGAAGGTTATTAAGTTAG GTAAGAAGTATATCATAAAGCGTTTCTGCGAAATACACAGCTTGTTTAACAACGCGTGTGAGCCACGGTATATACTAAATCAATTGTACATAAGTAATTATTTGGTTTGGTTGCAACAAGTTCACGAATCTGTAATAGAGTCGCTGTACTCTTTAATAGTTAAC GTTCAACCGAGTAACGAACAAATGGGATTCCATTTAGGTGAATTAGAGCAAGCAGCTTATTCGGTTCAGGAAGACGATCTCATTATAGAAAATTCCGTTCATGACATGGTGGGTCAAATGGACGAATTGACGGTGAACGACAACGAAAGGGATAA GTTGTCGAGCAGCTCGAGTTCAAGTGACAGCAGCGATACAGATTCTGAGACCGATTCAGAAAGTAGCACTTCGACCACCACTACAACGAGTAATAGTAGTTGTAATCTAGATTCTGACGATGCAAGTGAACCAGAATGA